Part of the Lotus japonicus ecotype B-129 chromosome 6, LjGifu_v1.2 genome, CAATCACGACAGATTTGTGGAATACCTCTGCCCTAGGGTTGTCATACATCAACCCCGTCACACTAGTGTCATAAGGCACCAAACCATCACTACAACCAGCTAAGCCGCCAACATCGTCACCAGTACTCGATTCACCAGCTGATCCCCCATCTTCTTCTCTGATACCTCCGTCTCATCATCACCATTTCGCGTTGAATGAAAACAGCATGGCCCTAACTCTCGTTGCATCGGTTCCTCAATCAACTGAATCACATAATTCAAATCGTTAATCTGATCATTCACCTCCTTAGAAAGCAAACCAGGCACCGCCGTGCTCACCTTCAAGCGCACAAATTTAACTAATGAGAAAGCTTATGTTGAATCATCCACATCGATTATACTCCTGAAAGACCGCAACTCATAATCGAAACACTCCTTCCTCTACAGGTTCAACGGAAGACGATAACACCTCACCCAACAAATCCTCGCCTCAGGCACAGATGATTCCTAATTCCAAGGCTCAACGGAAAGAAAGGCCTATTCGACCCACTCCTTAGCCCTCTGAAGAATAGCATCCAAGTCCTCATTCTCTAGAGCCGAAATCAACACAAGATCCCCCCCCCCCAAGTACCTCAGGTTCGCCGCCACCAGTCCTTCCACCAGAAATGCATCCTTCAAAGTCTCCACCATCCCAACATCTCTCACCTTGCCCACCCTACTATGTGCGAGCCAGCCGTCAACTTCCCCATCGACCCACAAACCCTCCCCCGAAGTCAAAACACGCTCCACCACCCATCTCTCTCCTTTCCCAGTTAACCCCTCCTTGCCCTTAGTCGATCTGCCAAAGAATATGTTTAGGTTGGCTGTCGCGCACCACCGTCGCATAAGAAACATCCTTCTTTCTCATCCCCTGGTTCTGGCTCAAAGGATCTCTCCCATCCAAGTTGTTCGCTAAAGCCACCTTTGAGACCTTCGAAACCTTAGCAAATCTCGGTATGCTCACATGAAATTTTCGATCACCCATGATGATCTTATCCAACTGCCTTTCAAGCCTCCCAACATCCAGCACATCCAAGAAACAGACAAACCCAAAACGCCTTCCAACCCTATCCTTCTTCCTTGGAACGAAAACCTCCCACACCCTCCCCCACCGTTGAAACTCATGCCACAGATCCTTCTCCCCAAAAGAGTCTGAGAAGTTAGAGACAAAGAACAAAGTGGCATTTGATCGCCTCTCGTACCGTCGCCGCCCCGCCTCCTGATCACGCTCCTCTCCCTCTTGCTCACTCACTCATTTTCCCCCCTAATTAATTGCATAAAATATGGTGGTGGTAAAAGTCATAAATTATAAAGGACTATTTAGCCAACATTTATGAACAATACAACCTTGAAGACCTAGCGAAGATGCTACAACCATTACTTACCTTGGATTTTTGTTTGACGACAATTACTTTTGTACTATTGTTACCAGGCAGTCACACTACttaataaggttttaatgaggcctcTTCCTTAGATCCTTCTTCTAAGGAGGGGGAGGGGGAGGGGGTGAGTTACTATTAGCATTTTTTCTGTTCTTTGTAATTTCTTCTCTTATTTCTtcacttgtattgggttgaagtaccccttgtacttctcttcaatatatttaatTCATTGCCTATAAAAAAGCGTTACTTGAATATATGTCAAGCGAGTATGTGGTTTAGGTTTAATCCACGCTCACGATGATATGTACATTCATGCATCCAACTCATGAATGAATACGACACAATTTTGAACTGTCTATCTCATTTTGcatggtttttaatttttatctctaccaccttgtttttttttttacatttatcTCTACCATCTAATTTTTATAGTTTTGGtctctatttttaaaaataatataaattttcattttcattttataattaatatttacttCAACTCATATATGATATATAGCTAGCACTTAAAAGAATTTGTATCAGAAAATGTGAAACAATTACTTTTCATagaatgattttttatttatttataaaaatagctaGTTAGAAATTAATCTAGTTCTTTCTCCTCTAGTGGGTACTCAAATTATTGTTTCCTCTTCTCTTGGGCTAGAGACTCTTCGGTTGAAAGATTTTCTAGCCGTTCCTTAGTTCAtctttttatttgttgttaATTTTTCGATGCACAAAAACAAAGATCTACGTTAGAACAATAACACGAATACATAACAAAGTAGAGAGAAACACGCAAAAACCTTAATCACGCAGTTCAGTTAAATTGCCTACGTATGCGACTATTGAGCAACTATAGTTCCGTTTATTGATTCGTCCTGAAAGTAATAATTAGGGTTAAAATAGACATTTGTCAATGGTGTGAGTCGCATCTTGTCAATTGATCTATGTGGAAAATTGCAATTACTCgaagttttttgtttgttttttatgtaTCCACAACAAATTGTTATGAGACTAGAGTAAATCTTTCTAAATAAATCACTTTTTATAAGCATCACTTGAGAGATTAAACCATATGTATAGTAAATATTTTAAGAAGTTCAACTATTATGCTTAGTTTGATAATTATTCAATTCGAAGTTATACTTAGATTTTGGACGGTACTAAAACAAATGTTACACGCATTTAGTCGAACTTTTTTTTTCCGAAATATTCATTTAATTCCTTAGTTTGCTGCGTGTACATGGTGCATCATGTTTTACGTAAGAGGAAGACCAAGTCAAATGTGACCTACGAATTGTAACATTGTACCGAGTCTATAAATGGAGACTACTTCCTGTTTCAAATTTAAAGTCATCTTGACTCATGAGGCACCATGTACATTCATGACAGTGGCAGAAATTTAGAGTCATGTCAAATCAATTTCTTTTGGTCCTTAGAAAAGTCCACGAGTATTTTATTATCTCTTAGAAAGTTAGAATACTCTCATAAGAAATTTATTATTgcaattttaaaaagtttaaaaCTTAATTATTGAATTGATAACATATTATTTTCAAGTCTGTTAAGtttaacttttaattttaaaagattatCTAAGTTCCTTTTATATTAGGATCATCTTTCTCTCTATTTCAAGTACCCATCTTGAACTTTCAAATCTTGATTCTTGAGACATACCGTGTAACAACATAGTAAATTACTTGAAACACAAACTCTACAACCACTTAACCACTTCATCATGGGGAACCACAACCGCCCCATAGCCTGTTCCACGCCCTCGAATACCACCATAGTGGCCATCTCTCCATCAACTATGCCGCTAAGTTAACTTTGTGACTGAAACACTAATTCTGTCACTACAGATTGGTCCAACTCCACCTCGTAACCATCGGAGTCAACATCCCTTATGCTGATCAAATTGAGTCACATTTAGTGTTGCCGAAACCCCAACCGTACTGCCATCGAGCCCAACCACCAATTCACCTCCCTTTTCGTGGTACCGGAGCCACCACGTGAAGACCCATTGCGTTGTCAATGAAAGAAGATGAAATCGTGAAATTGAAGCgtagagaaaaagagaagattAAACCTTTCATTGTTTTTTGGATCTTCGACGTTAACCAAACTGACAAACTCATATCTGCGTCGTCATCAAACCCAACCATCAAGCCAACACGACGAGACCCATCGCGTCGTCAACGATAGAAGATAAAGTCGAGAATTTAAAGAGtaaagaaagtgaaagagagaagacAAGAATGACGAGATCTGGAGATCGTGGCCGATGAACGAAGAACAAGAAGATTTTGACCGTCGAGAATTATTGAGGACAGAGAGAGCGAGATCATGGCCTGTGAATGAAGAGAGTGGTGGTATAGGTTCCGACGCTTAGAGCATTTTGGTGATGCAGAGGGGttggaattttgaaaactattaCTTACAAATAATGGCAATcctattaatatttaaatttttaaagaaaatataaatataaatatatgaatgCTGACACAACATGTATGTTTTCTATTGGTACACATCATTTGGATTACCCATTAACTTAAGGTACGGCAtaagaaaatataataaactaaaaacttaactATATTTAAAGTGAGAGTATTATACTCttcatatatattaataattaacatGAGAAGGTGAAAAAGTTTCCCCCGTGATAGTATCACGACCCTATAAGTAGTGAGCACCGGACAGCAGCAAACAACCAACAAAATTAAGTTCTTGCTCTCCAATCTAATTAACCATGTCCACTGTTAGCTTTTCACAATTTTCTATTGCCTTTCTTCTGTTCTTATCTACAACAACATTCCATAGTGGCATGTTCTGTACTAGTACAAATCTGCAGCTTCGTTGCAATGAGAGGGATCGTTCTTCACTGCTGCAATTCAAGCGTGGTGTCATAGACAGTTCCAACAAGCTCTCCTCTTGGTCCAATGAAGAAGATTGTTGTGCATGGAAAGGAGTTCATTGTGACAACATCACAGGCAGAGTCACAAGACTTGATCTAAATCAACAATACTTGCAAGGTGAAATTAACCTCTCCTTGTTTGATATTGAGTTCCTGAGCTACTTGGACTTGAGCATAAATTTCTTTAGTGGCATAACTCTTCCACCTACCTTCAACCAATCTAGTAAACCTGCTAACTTCTCTAATATTCAGTACCTGGACTTATCCTTCAATGATGATTTTCACATGGACAATCTTCACTGGCTTTCAAAACTTTCTTCCTTGAAATTTCTCAACCTCAGCGAAATTAACCTTGTAAATGAAACAAGCTGGCTTCAGTCCATGTCAATGCATCCTTCACTGTTAGAGCTAAGATTGGCAAGCTGTCAATTGACCAATATCAACCCATCCATCAAGTTTGTGAATTTTACTTCACTTGTGACTCTTGATCTCTCTGGAAATTCATTTCATTCTAGTTTACCTTATTGGTTGTTTAATCTCAGCAGTGATATCGCTCATGTTGACCTTAGCTTCAATTTTCTACAAGGTCAAATACCCAAGAGCTTGCTAAGTCTTGGGAAGCTTAAATCTTTAAGGTTGCATAACAATGAACTCAATGGATCCATTCCAGATTGGTTAGGGAAGCATGAAAATTTACAAAATCTGTTTCTATCTGAGAACTTGTTTCATGGCTCTATCCCTTCATCTCTAGGAAATCTCTCAACCTTGGTTGACTTGGGAATCAGCTCAGATTCCTTGAGTGGTAATCTTCCAACCAGTCTTGGACAACTCTTCAATTTGAAGAGTTTAAACATTGGAGGCAAATCCTTGTCAGGCGTTCTTTCTGAACAACATTTTTCCAATCTACACAATTTGGAGTCACTCATCTTGACTTCACCTTTTGCATTTGAGTTGGATCCTGAATGGATTCCTCCCTTTCAATTGGAAGTAGTAGGTTTGATCAATACAATCCTAGGTCCAAATTTTCCAGCTTGGATATATACCCAAAAGTCACTAGACTCTCTTGAAGTTTCTAAATCAACTATTACATCCATAAATGGAGACACATTTTGGAGATTTGTAGCTAATATTACCCATGTCAACATTGCCGACAACTTAATCAGTTCAGACTTGACAAACATCACCCTGAGCTCCAAGTTTTTATTTATGGTCAACAATAATTTCACTGGAAGGCTCCCACATATTTCTGCAAATGTCATCTATTTGGATTTGTCCCACAATTCTTTCTTTGGACCCATTTCCCCTATGTTTTGCCACAAATTGGGTAGGGAAAATAGCTTGGATTATTTGGACATATCATTCAATCTCTTATCTGGAGCTGTTCCTGATTGTTGGCAGTATTGGAGAGGTTTGTCTTTCCTTTTCATGGAGAGCAACAATCTAACTGGTGAACTCCCTCCATCCATGGGCTCATTTATTGATCTCATTGCACTGGATTTACACAACAACAGCTTATCTGGCAATTTTTCAGTGGATCTatcaaacacaacaaacttgcAATTCATCAACATTGGAGAAAACAATTTCTCTGGAACTGTACCAGTGAAGCTTCCACATAGCATGGAAGTGATGCTTTTGAGATCAAACCAGTTTGAAGGTAACATTCCACCAGAGCTGTGCACTCTCTCTTCACT contains:
- the LOC130724462 gene encoding receptor-like protein EIX2 isoform X2; its protein translation is MSTVSFSQFSIAFLLFLSTTTFHSGMFCTSTNLQLRCNERDRSSLLQFKRGVIDSSNKLSSWSNEEDCCAWKGVHCDNITGRVTRLDLNQQYLQGEINLSLFDIEFLSYLDLSINFFSGITLPPTFNQSSKPANFSNIQYLDLSFNDDFHMDNLHWLSKLSSLKFLNLSEINLVNETSWLQSMSMHPSLLELRLASCQLTNINPSIKFVNFTSLVTLDLSGNSFHSSLPYWLFNLSSDIAHVDLSFNFLQGQIPKSLLSLGKLKSLRLHNNELNGSIPDWLGKHENLQNLFLSENLFHGSIPSSLGNLSTLVDLGISSDSLSGNLPTSLGQLFNLKSLNIGGKSLSGVLSEQHFSNLHNLESLILTSPFAFELDPEWIPPFQLEVVGLINTILGPNFPAWIYTQKSLDSLEVSKSTITSINGDTFWRFVANITHVNIADNLISSDLTNITLSSKFLFMVNNNFTGRLPHISANVIYLDLSHNSFFGPISPMFCHKLGRENSLDYLDISFNLLSGAVPDCWQYWRGLSFLFMESNNLTGELPPSMGSFIDLIALDLHNNSLSGNFSVDLSNTTNLQFINIGENNFSGTVPVKLPHSMEVMLLRSNQFEGNIPPELCTLSSLLQLDLFHNKLSGHIPPCISNITGMGGAKKTSHFPFEFNVHNKGLELEYTDYGLWRNLDLSANNLSGEIPPEVFNLVQLKSLNLSRNHLTGKIPREIGHMKNLESLDLSSNKLFGEIPVTMSTLSFLEFLNLSNNGLVGQIPIGTQLQSFDASCYAGNPKLCGIPLPKSCIEGEGDNGDDDESKQHGGNNDDNAFQNSLYLGLGVGFAVGFWGACGSLFLNRAWRHAYFRFLNHVVDQLHVFVALKLKLNRFSGSPRRQELPTDQTFTERFSSN
- the LOC130724462 gene encoding receptor-like protein EIX2 isoform X1, encoding MSTVSFSQFSIAFLLFLSTTTFHSGMFCTSTNLQLRCNERDRSSLLQFKRGVIDSSNKLSSWSNEEDCCAWKGVHCDNITGRVTRLDLNQQYLQGEINLSLFDIEFLSYLDLSINFFSGITLPPTFNQSSKPANFSNIQYLDLSFNDDFHMDNLHWLSKLSSLKFLNLSEINLVNETSWLQSMSMHPSLLELRLASCQLTNINPSIKFVNFTSLVTLDLSGNSFHSSLPYWLFNLSSDIAHVDLSFNFLQGQIPKSLLSLGKLKSLRLHNNELNGSIPDWLGKHENLQNLFLSENLFHGSIPSSLGNLSTLVDLGISSDSLSGNLPTSLGQLFNLKSLNIGGKSLSGVLSEQHFSNLHNLESLILTSPFAFELDPEWIPPFQLEVVGLINTILGPNFPAWIYTQKSLDSLEVSKSTITSINGDTFWRFVANITHVNIADNLISSDLTNITLSSKFLFMVNNNFTGRLPHISANVIYLDLSHNSFFGPISPMFCHKLGRENSLDYLDISFNLLSGAVPDCWQYWRGLSFLFMESNNLTGELPPSMGSFIDLIALDLHNNSLSGNFSVDLSNTTNLQFINIGENNFSGTVPVKLPHSMEVMLLRSNQFEGNIPPELCTLSSLLQLDLFHNKLSGHIPPCISNITGMGGAKKTSHFPFEFNVHNKGLELEYTDYGLWRNLDLSANNLSGEIPPEVFNLVQLKSLNLSRNHLTGKIPREIGHMKNLESLDLSSNKLFGEIPVTMSTLSFLEFLNLSNNGLVGQIPIGTQLQSFDASCYAGNPKLCGIPLPKSCIEGEGDNGDDDESKQHGGNNDDNAFQNSLYLGLGVGFAVGFWGACGSLFLNRAWRHAYFRFLNHVVDQLHVFVALKLKLNRFSGSPRRQELPTDQFWLSKLHLQCQHHEGRETLSEEGTSNKFDPGSQLKK